From one Mytilus edulis chromosome 1, xbMytEdul2.2, whole genome shotgun sequence genomic stretch:
- the LOC139482452 gene encoding carboxylesterase 1C-like, with translation MKITLIVSLLVSAVQLVTPFARRQLVTHVTSLGEVTGIKIWKYNTTVYQFKKIPYAKPPLTSLRFERPQPIRSWKETLNGTEYGRNCMQYLFENDKRLIPNLKISEDCLHLNIFAPRDLNKTSNRPVMIWVHGGGFTNGQGMMFDGSKLSSLYDVVIVTINYRLNIFGFINVGRGPGRNLGLWDQRFAIKWVKDNINDYGGNSEMITIFGESAGGISVGLQSVIPRNKGLFQRTIAHSGSLLSIRDIDDTEKLTREIGRIFNCSECHYGTQTCLDCLRNVSAESLLEKYAAAEHNLQNGFSMNSTIGPIVDGELIPENPIDMLSDSTSPASQMFSSIDYITGTNDCEAGLFYFNLIGQQASFNFDLKKGIPSRIVCNLFAPRVSRDIFKACDKVSEEICKKYSPEDKNHSLLQETYQAMNAYSDLEFASLAVQDLDFHSRSNKGTYQYLFTHKPTWGLIEDRPSWLVGANHADELEFVFGLEDWFPVNIDISPFEVELSSKMMSFWTTFAKTGNPNPENTQEWPAYDKTIKRVIIFGEYRNSTLDGFHDRMRFWNEDVPKLVSECHQKILLRTPNQAINTTLSADCCSVVISIRIVVLLLLCHIFIIY, from the exons ATGAAGATA ACTTTAATTGTGTCGTTATTGGTTTCTGCGGTTCAACTTGTCACACCATTTGCAAGACGTCAGCTGGTGACACACGTTACGAGTCTTGGTGAAGTGACTGGTATAAAAATATGGAAATACAACACGACAGTTTATCAATTTAAGAAAATCCCTTATGCTAAGCCACCTCTGACTTCGCTTCGCTTTGAAAGACCACAACCAATCCGCTCTTGGAAGGAAACATTAAACGGAACAGAATATGGACGCAACTGCAtgcaatatttatttgaaaacgaTAAGCGCCTTATTCCAAACTTGAAAATATCGGAAGACTGTCTCCATCTCAATATCTTTGCACCAAGAGATTTAAATAAAACAAGCAACAGACCAGTGATGATTTGGGTACATGGAGGAGGGTTCACAAACGGCCAAGGTATGATGTTTGACGGCTCTAAATTGTCATCATTATATGATGTTGTCATCGTTACAATTAATTATAGATTAAatatatttggctttataaatgttgGTAGAGGACCAGGGCGCAACCTTGGCTTATGGGATCAAAGATTTGCTATTAAATGGGTTAAagataatatcaatgattatggAGGAAATTCTGAAATGATTACAATATTTGGTGAATCTGCAGGAGGTATAAGCGTTGGACTACAATCTGTAATTCCGAGAAACAAAGGGCTTTTTCAAAGAACAATTGCGCACAGTGGATCTTTGCTTTCGATACGGGATATTGACGACACCGAAAAACTAACCAGAGAAATTGGTCGGATCTTTAACTGTTCAGAATGTCATTATGGAACGCAAACTTGTTTAGATTGCTTAAGAAACGTTTCAGCTGAAAGTCTACTTGAAAAGTATGCAGCCGCTGAACATAATCTTCAAAATGGGTTTTCTATGAACAGTACCATTGGACCTATTGTCGATGGGGAACTGATACCAGAAAATCCTATTGATATGCTATCGGACTCGACATCGCCAGCATCGCAGATGTTTAGCAGCATTGATTACATAACAGGAACTAACGACTGTGAAGctggtttattttattttaatctaatTGGACAACAGGCATCATTTAACTTTGACTTGAAAAAAGGAATTCCATCTCGCATAGTGTGTAATTTGTTTGCTCCTCGTGTATCACGTGATATTTTCAAAGCTTGCGACAAAGTATCAgaagaaatatgtaaaaagtaTTCACCAGAAGATAAAAATCATTCCTTATTACAAGAAACGTACCAAGCAATGAATGCCTATAGTGATTTGGAATTCGCATCGCTAGCAGTCCAAGATTTAGATTTTCATAGTAGAAGCAACAAAGGAACATATCAATACCTTTTCACACATAAACCGACATGGGGTCTTATTGAAGACAGACCCAGTTGGCTTGTTGGTGCAAATCACGCAGATGAACTggaatttgtttttggtttggaGGACTGGTTTCCGGTGAATATCGATATCAGCCCATTTGAAGTTGAGTTATCGTCTAAAATGATGTCATTTTGGACGACCTTTGCAAAAACGGG GAATCCAAATCCAGAAAATACACAGGAATGGCCAGCATATGACAAGACCATTAAGAGGGTTATCATTTTTGGAGAATATAGGAATTCTACACTGGATGGTTTTCATGACAGAATGAGGTTTTGGAATGAAGATGTTCCTAAACTTGTGTCAGAGTGTCATCAGAAAATACTTCTTAGAACGCCAAACCAAGCAATTAATACCACCCTAAGCGCAGATTGTTGTTCTGTCGTAATTTCAATCAGGATTGTAGTGTTGCTACTTCTTTGCCACATCTTTATTATCTATTAG